One Thermofilum pendens Hrk 5 DNA segment encodes these proteins:
- a CDS encoding DNA-directed RNA polymerase subunit A' → MSTSTNPKIVAGIKFGILSPEMIRKIAVLRIETSELYDEEGFPIPGGLMDRRMGSIEPGAVCQTCGNRFTNCPGHFGYIELARPVIHPSFAPYIAILLKATCNRCGRLKLPEEKINKAKKRMEVYSAKWPSLKTKYANTLLKEAAKATVCPHCGAPQYKIRLDKPYTFYEEREEGLVKLTPLEIWERLSRIPEGDLRVVGIDPKEARPEWMVLRVIPVVPPSVRPSITLESGDRSEDDLTHKLVDIIRVNQRLKENIDAGSPSLVIEDLWNLLQFHVATYFDNELPGIPPARHRSGRPLRTLAQRLKGKEGRFRGSLAGKRVDFSSRTVISPDPNLSINEVGVPIDVAKVLTVPEKVTPWNIEKLRKLVINGPDVWPGANYIIKPDGSRIDLRYVKHREEISQTLKPGYIVERHLMDGDVVLFNRQPSLHRISIMAHIVKVLPYKTFRLNLLVTIPYNADFDGDEMNLHVPQSEEARAEARELMLVQEHIMTPRYGAPIIGGLHDYISGSYLLTRKDALLDKKSALRLLYIGNNCDPLVEPAIIKPGPYWTGKQIVSMFLPKGLNYVGRASVAPASGKCDEEYCENDGYVLIKDGKLLLGVFDKQAIGAEKHGTVLHEIVREFGVEKAKELMDGMFKVFIAYLDMHGFTMGVDSVEIPREAEDDIREILQEAEKKVEDLIRQYESGELQPMPGKTRKETLEDLIMNVLAEARTRAGEVTSKHLGLLNHAVIMAKTGARGSMLNLTQMAAVVGQQSVRGKRIERGYTGRALPHFVKGDLSPLAKGFVYSSFRRGLSPVEFFFHAISGREGLVDTAVRTAQSGYMYRRLQSAMQDFYVSYDGTVRNSEGMIIQFRYGEDSVDPARSDHGKPVDVDKLIKKVLTLRGEKRE, encoded by the coding sequence AAGAATGGGATCCATAGAGCCGGGAGCCGTCTGCCAGACATGTGGAAACAGGTTCACGAACTGCCCAGGGCACTTTGGATACATAGAGCTCGCGAGACCCGTGATACACCCGAGCTTCGCCCCATACATAGCTATCCTTTTGAAGGCTACCTGCAACAGGTGCGGGAGGCTCAAGTTACCCGAGGAGAAGATAAACAAGGCTAAGAAGCGCATGGAGGTGTACTCCGCCAAGTGGCCAAGCCTGAAGACGAAGTATGCTAACACCCTACTTAAAGAGGCGGCTAAGGCTACGGTATGCCCACACTGCGGCGCCCCCCAGTACAAAATCAGACTGGACAAGCCGTACACGTTCTACGAGGAGAGAGAGGAAGGGCTCGTAAAGCTTACACCGCTCGAGATATGGGAAAGGCTTTCGCGCATACCGGAGGGGGACTTAAGGGTTGTAGGGATAGACCCCAAGGAGGCTAGACCCGAGTGGATGGTGCTACGCGTCATACCGGTTGTACCGCCGTCTGTACGCCCGTCGATAACCCTGGAGAGCGGCGATAGAAGCGAGGACGATCTCACGCACAAGCTGGTCGACATAATCCGGGTAAACCAGAGGTTAAAGGAGAACATAGACGCCGGATCTCCGTCGCTAGTCATAGAGGACCTCTGGAACCTACTCCAGTTCCACGTAGCAACGTACTTCGACAACGAGCTCCCCGGGATACCCCCCGCTAGACACAGGTCGGGCAGACCCCTCAGAACCCTCGCGCAGCGCCTTAAAGGTAAGGAGGGGAGGTTCAGGGGGAGCCTGGCCGGCAAGCGTGTCGACTTCTCCTCTAGAACAGTGATCTCTCCTGACCCGAACCTAAGTATAAACGAGGTGGGCGTTCCCATAGACGTAGCAAAGGTTCTAACGGTCCCGGAGAAAGTTACCCCCTGGAACATTGAGAAACTGAGGAAACTCGTCATAAACGGACCAGACGTATGGCCCGGGGCGAACTACATAATCAAGCCGGATGGGTCGAGGATAGACTTGAGATACGTCAAGCACCGCGAGGAGATCTCCCAGACGCTAAAACCCGGCTACATAGTGGAGAGGCACCTGATGGACGGCGACGTCGTACTCTTCAACAGGCAACCCTCTCTACACAGGATCTCGATAATGGCGCACATAGTCAAGGTACTTCCGTACAAAACCTTCAGGCTTAACCTTCTGGTAACAATTCCCTACAACGCGGACTTCGATGGAGACGAGATGAACCTTCACGTACCTCAGAGCGAAGAGGCCCGCGCCGAGGCGCGGGAGCTCATGTTGGTACAGGAGCACATAATGACGCCCAGGTACGGGGCTCCCATAATAGGGGGTCTGCACGATTACATCTCCGGTAGCTACCTTCTAACGAGGAAGGACGCCTTGCTGGACAAGAAGAGCGCCTTAAGGCTGCTCTACATCGGGAACAACTGTGACCCGCTGGTGGAGCCAGCCATAATTAAGCCCGGACCCTACTGGACGGGGAAGCAAATTGTCAGCATGTTCCTCCCGAAAGGACTGAACTACGTTGGACGCGCAAGCGTTGCACCTGCCTCTGGTAAGTGTGACGAGGAGTACTGCGAGAACGACGGCTATGTTTTGATCAAAGACGGGAAGCTACTGCTCGGTGTCTTTGATAAGCAGGCCATAGGGGCGGAGAAGCACGGTACGGTTCTGCACGAGATCGTACGGGAGTTTGGAGTCGAAAAAGCGAAAGAACTCATGGACGGCATGTTCAAGGTATTCATAGCTTACCTGGACATGCACGGTTTCACGATGGGGGTTGACAGCGTGGAGATCCCGAGGGAAGCCGAGGACGATATCAGGGAGATACTGCAGGAGGCGGAGAAAAAGGTCGAGGACTTGATCAGGCAGTACGAGAGCGGCGAGCTGCAGCCCATGCCTGGGAAGACCCGCAAGGAGACCCTCGAGGACTTGATAATGAACGTGCTCGCAGAGGCGAGGACTCGGGCAGGCGAAGTCACGAGTAAGCACCTAGGTCTGCTCAACCACGCGGTTATAATGGCTAAGACAGGTGCGAGAGGAAGCATGCTCAACTTGACGCAGATGGCAGCGGTCGTCGGGCAGCAGTCAGTTAGAGGGAAACGGATAGAGAGAGGATACACCGGGCGAGCGTTACCACACTTCGTTAAAGGCGACCTCTCGCCGCTCGCTAAGGGATTCGTTTACAGCTCATTTCGCAGGGGCTTGTCCCCCGTGGAGTTCTTCTTCCACGCAATCTCCGGAAGAGAAGGACTCGTAGACACAGCCGTCAGGACTGCCCAGTCCGGGTACATGTACCGCAGACTTCAGAGCGCAATGCAGGACTTCTACGTATCGTACGACGGGACTGTCAGGAATAGCGAGGGGATGATAATACAGTTCAGGTACGGCGAGGACAGCGTTGACCCTGCGAGGAGCGACCACGGGAAACCCGTAGACGTTGATAAGTTGATAAAGAAGGTCTTGACACTAAGGGGTGAGAAGCGTGAGTGA